From one Colletotrichum destructivum chromosome 3, complete sequence genomic stretch:
- a CDS encoding Putative sugar phosphate transporter domain-containing protein: protein MSTLPTTEKPAGSRALHPALFIASWIFFSNLTILFNKWLLDTAGFSKIMSLSTLIKLTYRRIPYVALLVTPRLLLTSSLAVILTCWHLVFSTFATQLLARCTSLLDGRHKVKMTGRVYLRAVVPIGLLYSGSLVCSNLVYLYLSVSFIQMLKAGAPVAVLFASWIWGVAEPSMATFYNILLIVAGVGLASFGEIEFSWIGFIFQMGGIIFEAIRLVMIQVLLKGDENAQRMDPLVSLYYYAPVCAVMNFFVAWASEFSSFKLEDFQKTGVTMLLLNAGVAFMLNVSSVFLIGKTSGLVMTLTGILKNILLIGASVIIWNTNISFIQFVGYGIALFGLVVYSTGWEQLKGSAAGAVVWARTAWNSHSFDEGRLSPLVRRAIFFGLLTLITVMLVLGFAYKGSSAPADWLAKVGTTST, encoded by the exons TGCCCTTTTTATTGC GAGTTGGATCTTCTTCTCAAACCTAACAATTCTATTCAACAAATGGCTGCTTGATACAGCGGGCTTCAGTAAGATAATGTCGCTCTCAACGTTAATTAAACTAACCTATCGCAGAATACCGTATGTCGCACTATTAGTTACTCCACGTCTATTACTAACTTCTTCATTAGCTGTCATCTTAACATGCTGGCATCTTGTCTTCTCGACTTTTGCAACCCAGCTACTGGCGCGGTGCACATCTCTCCTTGATGGCCGGCACAAGGTTAAGATGACGGGTCGCGTCTACCTGCGCGCTGTTGTGCCCATCGGCCTGCTGTATTCGGGCTCCCTCGTCTGCTCTAACCTCGTCTACCTGTACCTCTCCGTGTCTTTTATCCAGATGCTCAAGGCCGGTGCGCCTGTCGCTGTGCTCTTCGCCAGCTGGATCTGGGGCGTTGCAGAACCCTCCATGGCGACGTTCTACAACATCCTGCTCATCGTAGCCGGTGTCGGCCTAGCTTCCTTTGGCGAGATCGAGTTCTCGTGGATCGGCTTCATTTTCCAGATGGGCGGCATCATCTTTGAGGCCATCCGCCTTGTCATGATCCAGGTCTTGCTCAAGGGGGACGAGAACGCGCAGAGGATGGACCCCCTCGTAAGCTTGTATTACTACGCCCCCGTCTGCGCCGTTATGAATTTCTTCGTCGCTTGGGCCAGCGAGTTCAGCTCCTTCAAGTTGGAGGACTTTCAGAAGACGGGCGTCACCATGCTGCTGCTCAACGCGGGTGTGGCGTTCATGCTCAACGTGTCGAGCGTCTTTCTC ATTGGCAAGACGTCCGGCCTCGTCATGACCCTCACCGGCATCCTAAAGAACATTCTCCTGATCGGCGCGTCTGTCATCATCTGGAACACCAACATCAGCTTCATCCAGTTCGTTGGCTACGGCATTGCtctcttcggcctcgtcgtctacTCGACCGGCTGGGAGCAACTCAAGGGCTcggctgccggcgccgtcgtttGGGCCCGTACCGCTTGGAACTCGCACAGCTTTGATGAGGGTCGCCTCTCGCCGCTCGTCCGCCGCGCCATCTTTTTTGGCCTGCTCACTCTTATCACCGTGATGCTTGTGCTGGGTTTTGCCTACAAGGGCtcatcggcaccggcggACTGGTTGGCCAAGGTGGGCACGACTAGCACTTAA